A part of Palaemon carinicauda isolate YSFRI2023 chromosome 8, ASM3689809v2, whole genome shotgun sequence genomic DNA contains:
- the LOC137645185 gene encoding uncharacterized protein: MRHVMTDMKALVIDEISMVSNSMLLFINLRLQEVFGNAKFFGGKCILAFGDLLQLPPVKGQPVFQEISANDMQDLTGGVGLPLNLWENFSFDELTINQRQAGSENVRWSNILGRIRAAVHTLDDVKSIMSWLIFLQASDPPSSKDYLEQVINQYDRLQSSDPSVICLVATKKLINEFNIAIMTKKFPDAVTVTADDVIDGKTPRIKRSAEAAVRKLDRLEDSRNTAGLEKSMKLAVGMKVMLRKNIDVANGLVNGSVGTITKIHVRSPSNRVD; this comes from the coding sequence ATGCGACATGTTATGACTGACATGAAGGCCTTGGTTATTGATGAAATATCCATGGTCTCCAACTCGATGTTGCTCTTCATCAATCTCAGGTTGCAGGAAGTGTTTGGAAACGCCAAGTTCTTCGGAGGGAAGTGCATCTTGGCCTTTGGGGATCTTTTGCAGTTACCTCCAGTTAAGGGTCAGCCTGTTTTTCAGGAGATATCTGCCAATGACATGCAGGACCTTACTGGTGGCGTGGGTCTGCCTTTGAACCTGTGGGAGAATTTCTCATTCGACGAATTGACCATCAATCAGCGTCAGGCAGGTTCGGAGAATGTACGTTGGAGCAATATCCTTGGACGTATCCGAGCTGCCGTACACACCCTTGACGACGTTAAGTCCATCATGTCTTGGTTaatcttccttcaggcttcagatCCACCATCATCCAAGGACTACCTCGAACAGGTCATCAACCAGTACGATAGGCTGCAGTCTAGTGATCCTTCTGTGATCTGTCTGGTGGCTACTAAAAAGCTCATAAATGAGTTCAATATTGCCATCATGACAAAGAAGTTTCCAGACGCAGTGACTGTTACTGCCGATGATGTCATCGATGGGAAGACCCCGCGGATCAAGCGTAGTGCTGAAGCTGCCGTTCGCAAGCTGGACCGTTTAGAAGACTCTCGCAACACAGCTGGGCTGGAGAAATCCATGAAGCTTGCTGTTGGTATGAAAGTCATGCTGCGCAAGAATATTGATGTAGCAAACGGTCTTGTGAATGGCAGTGTAGGTACTATCACAAAGATTCATGTCAGGAGCCCGAGCAATCGTGTCGATTAG